In one Corallococcus sp. EGB genomic region, the following are encoded:
- a CDS encoding alpha/beta hydrolase produces the protein MVQKGQFLERSTLIPVGSDGAVMEGTVHRGQKSPPLLILPPRPEEGGGMDHVVAAELAFAVARAGFPTLRFNHRGVGASQGARGTGGALVEDAEAAMRVALENAGTTALAVASLHGGARVALALQERHPAVGGLCLVAPDVDPLSLVRLSCPLLVIVGEADTRVPRAALAAAVAEAGGDLEVIDDAGPTFHRNLPQVGRAAAAWLQRLSGG, from the coding sequence ATGGTCCAGAAAGGTCAGTTCCTGGAGCGCTCCACGCTCATCCCGGTGGGCTCGGACGGCGCGGTGATGGAGGGCACGGTGCACCGGGGCCAGAAGTCGCCGCCGCTGCTCATCCTGCCGCCCCGGCCGGAGGAGGGCGGGGGGATGGACCACGTCGTGGCGGCGGAGCTGGCCTTCGCGGTGGCGAGGGCGGGTTTTCCCACCCTGCGCTTCAACCACCGGGGCGTGGGGGCCAGCCAGGGCGCACGGGGCACCGGCGGGGCGCTGGTGGAGGATGCGGAGGCCGCGATGCGGGTGGCGCTGGAGAACGCGGGGACGACGGCGCTCGCGGTGGCGTCGCTGCACGGCGGGGCCCGGGTGGCGCTGGCGCTCCAGGAGCGGCACCCGGCGGTGGGCGGACTGTGTCTGGTGGCGCCGGATGTGGACCCGCTGTCGCTCGTGCGACTGTCGTGTCCGCTGCTGGTGATCGTGGGGGAGGCGGACACGCGGGTGCCCCGGGCGGCGCTGGCCGCCGCTGTCGCGGAGGCCGGGGGCGATTTAGAGGTCATCGATGATGCCGGGCCCACCTTCCATCGCAACCTTCCGCAGGTGGGGCGGGCGGCGGCGGCGTGGCTCCAGCGGCTGTCGGGTGGGTAG
- a CDS encoding S8 family serine peptidase, producing MRMRRWNVVLAALALSASACASASREPEAPARQDLAAAEAEVSRAVAEGSDDVVSGAIVVDFKDGTTKEQFDAWEQEWGVDLEFNSVEGPQSGVTLAVGVDDVESVLQRIRQNPAVESAEPLMQLRTSYTPNDPQFEAQWNLRMIDMPKAWDGNRGKGVVVAVIDTGIAYEDYGDFKQVPDLKGVSFVKGYDFVNDDEHANDDHGHGTHVAGTIAQATNNGEGVAGVAFEATLMPLKVLNHFGSGTSADIADAIRFAADHDAKVINMSLGGGLYSQVMASAVDYARKKGVTVVAAAGNTGRGRVEFPAAYPGAVAVSAVGPSGTRAPYSSYGKELDIAAPGGDKSQGETGGILQNTIDPRDPSRSIYAWYQGTSMAAPHVAAVAAMLYGAGATTPDEVEQALYTGAKATENQAWSEEYGHGVLNANASLQAFNQGAGPRWPPLGWAAVLLAVVLLTLRGRERPGYLNVLFRPTFLVSLVLSTVGFFFLRTWFAGAAGPAHDVVSVASLPIPDWQKIIFGRNTVNPLFYSALIPLVLSLPAIAWRGFRPAVGGLALGFAGFLSYAAWVGAPALAWMPFTFLAKPWLGFNTVVCLVIARAMLKREDA from the coding sequence ATGCGGATGAGGCGATGGAACGTGGTTCTCGCGGCGCTGGCCTTGTCGGCCTCGGCGTGTGCTTCCGCGTCGAGGGAGCCGGAGGCCCCGGCCAGGCAGGACCTGGCAGCCGCGGAGGCGGAGGTGTCCCGGGCGGTGGCGGAGGGCTCGGACGACGTGGTGTCCGGCGCCATCGTGGTGGACTTCAAGGACGGCACCACGAAGGAACAGTTCGACGCCTGGGAGCAGGAGTGGGGCGTGGACCTGGAGTTCAACTCCGTGGAGGGCCCCCAGTCGGGCGTCACGCTGGCGGTGGGCGTGGACGACGTGGAGTCCGTGCTCCAGCGCATCCGGCAGAACCCGGCGGTGGAGTCCGCCGAGCCGCTCATGCAACTGCGCACCAGCTACACGCCGAACGACCCCCAGTTCGAGGCCCAGTGGAACCTCCGGATGATCGACATGCCGAAGGCGTGGGACGGCAACCGGGGCAAGGGCGTGGTGGTGGCGGTCATCGACACGGGCATCGCCTACGAGGACTACGGCGACTTCAAGCAGGTGCCGGACCTCAAGGGCGTGTCGTTCGTGAAGGGCTATGACTTCGTCAACGACGACGAGCACGCCAACGACGACCACGGCCACGGCACGCACGTGGCGGGCACCATCGCGCAGGCCACCAACAATGGCGAGGGCGTGGCGGGCGTGGCCTTCGAAGCGACGCTGATGCCGCTCAAGGTGCTCAACCACTTCGGCAGCGGCACCAGCGCGGACATCGCGGACGCCATCCGCTTCGCGGCGGACCACGACGCGAAGGTCATCAACATGTCGCTGGGCGGCGGCCTGTACTCGCAGGTCATGGCCAGCGCGGTGGACTACGCGCGCAAGAAGGGCGTCACCGTGGTGGCCGCGGCGGGCAACACCGGGCGGGGCCGGGTGGAGTTCCCCGCGGCGTACCCGGGCGCGGTGGCGGTGAGCGCGGTGGGCCCGTCCGGCACGCGCGCGCCGTACTCCTCCTACGGCAAGGAGCTGGACATCGCGGCGCCCGGTGGTGACAAGAGCCAGGGCGAGACGGGCGGCATCCTGCAGAACACCATCGACCCGCGGGATCCCTCGCGCTCCATCTACGCCTGGTACCAGGGCACCAGCATGGCCGCGCCGCACGTGGCCGCCGTCGCCGCGATGCTCTACGGCGCGGGCGCCACGACGCCGGACGAGGTGGAGCAGGCGCTCTACACCGGCGCGAAGGCGACGGAGAATCAGGCCTGGTCTGAGGAGTACGGCCACGGCGTGCTCAACGCCAACGCGTCGCTGCAGGCCTTCAACCAGGGCGCCGGTCCCCGCTGGCCTCCGCTGGGCTGGGCCGCGGTGCTGCTCGCGGTGGTGTTGCTCACGCTGCGCGGCCGTGAGCGTCCGGGCTACCTCAACGTGCTCTTCCGCCCGACGTTCCTCGTGTCGCTGGTGCTCTCCACGGTGGGCTTCTTCTTCCTGCGCACCTGGTTCGCGGGCGCGGCCGGCCCGGCCCACGACGTGGTGAGCGTGGCATCGCTGCCCATCCCGGACTGGCAGAAGATCATCTTCGGCCGGAACACAGTGAACCCGCTGTTCTACAGCGCGCTCATCCCGCTGGTGCTGTCGCTGCCGGCCATCGCGTGGCGGGGCTTCCGTCCGGCGGTGGGCGGCCTGGCGCTGGGCTTCGCGGGCTTCCTTTCCTACGCGGCGTGGGTGGGCGCTCCGGCGCTCGCATGGATGCCCTTCACCTTCCTGGCGAAGCCGTGGCTGGGCTTCAACACGGTGGTGTGCCTCGTCATCGCTCGCGCGATGCTCAAGCGGGAGGACGCATGA
- a CDS encoding DUF5818 domain-containing protein, with the protein MKLSGTVQYQDLEGGVWVLKADDGRTYQLAGGDRKIKKDGQRITAEGSIQRDAVTAAMVGPVFHVSSYKPD; encoded by the coding sequence ATGAAGCTCTCCGGCACGGTGCAGTACCAGGACCTGGAGGGCGGTGTGTGGGTGCTGAAGGCCGACGACGGCCGGACGTACCAACTCGCGGGCGGTGACCGGAAGATCAAGAAGGACGGTCAGCGCATCACGGCCGAAGGCAGCATCCAGCGTGACGCCGTCACCGCCGCCATGGTGGGGCCGGTGTTCCACGTCTCGTCGTACAAGCCGGACTGA
- a CDS encoding type II CAAX endopeptidase family protein: protein MDEASPPSDPRPAEAPGPLSPPHPVLAAAVAFGLFVTLGAVVQLLNPAFGVWFTEVFLFLGLAWIILRDSGFRPAAYTGLTPFQGPAALFGFLLGMANFIAVVVPVQFLAQRVAPEWLREMFDASRLFEGQSPVELALLLGGVSVAAPLCEEFFFRGLFQRALTPPAPASPWRALIITSVVFSAFHLDPVGFLARAELGLLFGWLFLRTGSLWPGIAAHAANNIVSSALFLIATHSGLGNEGGSDDVTDWRAVVGLALFGWSALLGLRAASRHFPSVWGRGRAASAEEVRATKPAPLFAVQLVPWVVAATLSLVGLGLVDGRGVSLSVYDVQHPVEPLGKDADPALQAERKALRQLRAAARRGEVPMEAYEEERLRQSEGQAPAKDKPRR from the coding sequence GTGGACGAAGCCTCCCCTCCCAGCGACCCGCGGCCGGCGGAGGCCCCCGGGCCGCTGTCGCCGCCCCACCCCGTGCTCGCCGCGGCCGTGGCCTTTGGCCTCTTTGTGACGCTGGGCGCGGTCGTCCAGTTGCTCAACCCCGCCTTCGGCGTGTGGTTCACGGAGGTGTTCCTCTTCCTCGGCCTCGCGTGGATCATCCTGCGCGACTCCGGGTTCCGGCCCGCTGCGTACACGGGCCTCACGCCGTTCCAGGGGCCTGCCGCCCTGTTCGGCTTCCTGCTGGGCATGGCGAACTTCATCGCCGTGGTGGTGCCCGTGCAGTTCCTCGCGCAGCGGGTGGCCCCCGAGTGGCTGCGGGAGATGTTCGACGCCTCGCGCCTCTTCGAGGGCCAGTCACCCGTGGAGCTGGCGCTGCTCCTGGGCGGCGTGTCCGTGGCCGCGCCGCTGTGCGAGGAGTTCTTCTTCCGCGGCCTCTTCCAGCGCGCCCTGACGCCGCCGGCCCCGGCTTCCCCCTGGCGCGCGCTGATCATCACGTCCGTGGTGTTCAGCGCCTTCCACCTGGATCCGGTGGGCTTCCTCGCGCGGGCGGAGCTGGGGCTGCTGTTCGGCTGGCTCTTCCTGCGCACCGGCTCGCTGTGGCCGGGCATCGCCGCGCACGCGGCGAACAACATCGTGTCGTCGGCGCTGTTCCTCATCGCCACGCACTCGGGCCTCGGGAACGAAGGGGGCTCGGACGACGTGACGGACTGGCGCGCGGTGGTGGGGCTGGCGCTGTTCGGCTGGTCGGCGCTGTTGGGGCTGCGCGCCGCGTCCCGGCACTTCCCCTCCGTGTGGGGGCGAGGCAGGGCTGCCAGCGCCGAGGAGGTGCGCGCCACGAAGCCCGCGCCCCTCTTCGCCGTCCAATTGGTGCCCTGGGTGGTGGCGGCCACGCTGTCGCTGGTGGGGCTGGGCCTCGTGGACGGGCGCGGCGTGTCCCTGAGCGTCTACGACGTCCAGCACCCGGTGGAGCCGCTGGGCAAGGACGCGGACCCGGCGCTCCAGGCGGAGCGCAAGGCCCTGCGGCAGCTTCGCGCGGCCGCGCGCCGGGGCGAGGTGCCCATGGAGGCCTACGAAGAAGAGCGGCTCCGGCAGTCGGAGGGCCAGGCCCCCGCCAAGGACAAGCCCCGCCGCTGA
- a CDS encoding 1-acyl-sn-glycerol-3-phosphate acyltransferase yields MDTALAPTETQGEALKEEFGPMSRVLGARYFDGVHFPPEAENELRVLSARGFVVHVMRTTAWINFLYIAWAMVRRAMPPIRAVVNLRPWFTRPWRQTAQGGAVEERFRYAREQGGSGLVFLRRTALLHASGKETREDPFPALVRLARASERPVFLVPELFVWEKRPAKLKPGWRDVVFGSPEAPGFVHSMVAFFRNYKRAQFRVGEPIDLRRFIEENPGVSDEVLARKVRSTLHVFLARETRAVFGPPQKPTDRLIEETLRDRQLRKALDEHAAATGRKSSSVYREAKRNLEAIAAKPNPSVLAVIAPVLEWVFNRIYDGIGVDEAGLHRALKAAGKAPVVLCPSHKSHVDYLVMSWVLWNRGYTAPLVAAGANLSFWPLGVLFRRCGAFFLRRSFKGDKVYAASFKAYIKKLVHDGIHQEFFPEGGRSRTGKLLTPKLGMLTWQVEAVLDGARNDLYFVPVSIDYEKVVESDSYSKELAGGEKKPEDLKALLSAPKVLAARYGRIHLTFDEPLSLVEFMKARGLSPQEPVTDEQKKGLVRALGNRVMYGISKVSTVTPHALVSASLLAHRRRGLTQRELTDRISLLRRIASEDGARLSKELANAPSNPETLGPIQDAMREFISDEMVRTQEARGEVSYQVEDSRRPEMSFYKNTLMNLVAARSLVANALLAGTPAPYDTVKARALFLSRLFKVEFIYRVGASFDTIFAECVERLVRMGLVIHEGDTLTRAPEAHAQPDLEFLADLLRDFLEAYLLAAMTLPDVAAGVATDRKSFVKLALETGRGEYNAGRITAAESLAKTTLENAVEYLLDQRILVEEDKKLRLGDPAAAAELPRKNPLAEEIRGYLHRA; encoded by the coding sequence ATGGACACCGCGCTGGCGCCGACCGAGACGCAAGGAGAGGCCTTGAAGGAGGAATTTGGTCCCATGTCCCGGGTGCTCGGGGCTCGGTACTTCGACGGGGTGCATTTCCCGCCCGAAGCCGAGAACGAGCTGCGCGTGCTCAGCGCCCGGGGCTTCGTGGTGCACGTCATGCGCACCACCGCGTGGATCAACTTCCTCTACATCGCGTGGGCCATGGTCCGCCGGGCCATGCCCCCCATCCGCGCGGTGGTGAACCTGCGCCCCTGGTTCACCCGCCCCTGGCGCCAGACGGCCCAGGGCGGCGCGGTGGAGGAGCGCTTCCGCTACGCCCGCGAGCAGGGCGGCAGCGGCCTGGTGTTCCTGCGCCGCACGGCGCTCCTGCACGCCTCCGGCAAGGAGACGCGCGAGGACCCCTTCCCTGCCCTGGTGCGGCTGGCGCGAGCCTCCGAGCGGCCGGTGTTCCTGGTGCCGGAGCTGTTCGTCTGGGAGAAGCGCCCCGCGAAGCTCAAGCCGGGCTGGCGAGACGTGGTGTTCGGAAGCCCGGAGGCGCCGGGCTTCGTGCACTCCATGGTGGCGTTCTTCCGCAACTACAAGCGCGCGCAGTTCCGCGTGGGTGAGCCCATCGACCTGCGCCGCTTCATCGAGGAGAACCCGGGCGTCAGCGACGAGGTGCTGGCGCGCAAGGTGCGCAGCACGCTGCACGTGTTCCTCGCGCGGGAGACGCGCGCGGTGTTCGGTCCGCCGCAGAAGCCCACGGACCGGCTCATCGAGGAGACGCTGCGCGACCGCCAGCTGCGCAAGGCGCTGGACGAGCACGCCGCCGCCACGGGCCGCAAGTCCTCGAGCGTGTACCGCGAGGCGAAGCGCAACCTGGAGGCCATCGCGGCCAAGCCCAACCCGTCCGTCCTGGCGGTCATCGCGCCGGTGCTGGAGTGGGTGTTCAACCGCATCTACGACGGCATCGGCGTGGACGAGGCGGGCCTGCACCGCGCGCTCAAGGCCGCGGGCAAGGCGCCGGTCGTGCTCTGCCCCAGCCACAAGAGCCACGTGGACTACCTGGTGATGAGCTGGGTGCTCTGGAACCGGGGCTACACCGCGCCGCTGGTGGCCGCGGGCGCGAACCTGTCCTTCTGGCCCCTGGGCGTGCTGTTCCGCCGTTGCGGCGCGTTCTTCCTGCGCCGCTCGTTCAAGGGCGACAAGGTCTACGCCGCGTCCTTCAAGGCGTACATCAAGAAGCTGGTGCACGACGGCATCCACCAGGAGTTCTTCCCGGAGGGCGGCCGCTCGCGCACGGGCAAGCTGCTCACGCCCAAGCTGGGCATGCTCACGTGGCAGGTGGAGGCGGTGCTGGACGGCGCTCGCAACGACCTCTACTTCGTGCCCGTCTCCATCGACTACGAGAAGGTCGTGGAGTCCGACAGCTACTCGAAGGAGCTGGCCGGCGGGGAGAAGAAGCCGGAGGACCTGAAGGCGCTCCTGAGCGCGCCCAAGGTGCTGGCCGCGCGCTATGGGCGCATCCACCTGACGTTCGACGAGCCGCTGTCGCTGGTGGAGTTCATGAAGGCGCGTGGCCTGTCGCCGCAGGAGCCGGTGACGGACGAGCAGAAGAAGGGCCTGGTGCGCGCGCTGGGCAACCGCGTGATGTATGGCATCAGCAAGGTGTCCACCGTCACGCCGCACGCGCTGGTGAGCGCGTCGCTGCTGGCCCACCGCCGGCGCGGCCTCACCCAGCGCGAGCTCACGGACCGGATCAGCCTGCTGCGCCGCATCGCCTCCGAGGACGGCGCGCGGCTGTCCAAGGAGCTGGCCAACGCGCCGAGCAACCCGGAGACACTGGGCCCCATCCAGGACGCGATGCGCGAGTTCATCTCCGACGAGATGGTGCGCACGCAGGAGGCGCGTGGCGAGGTCAGCTACCAGGTGGAGGATTCACGCCGCCCGGAGATGTCCTTCTACAAGAACACGCTGATGAACCTGGTGGCCGCGCGCAGCCTGGTGGCCAACGCGCTGCTGGCGGGCACGCCCGCGCCGTACGACACCGTGAAGGCCCGCGCGCTGTTCCTGTCGCGCCTCTTCAAGGTGGAGTTCATCTACCGGGTGGGCGCGTCGTTCGACACCATCTTCGCCGAGTGCGTGGAGCGGCTCGTGCGCATGGGCCTGGTCATCCACGAGGGCGACACGCTCACGCGCGCGCCGGAGGCCCATGCCCAGCCGGACCTGGAGTTCCTCGCGGACCTCTTGCGCGACTTCCTGGAGGCCTACCTGCTGGCCGCCATGACGTTGCCGGACGTGGCTGCGGGCGTGGCCACCGACCGCAAGTCGTTCGTCAAGCTGGCGCTGGAGACGGGGCGCGGCGAGTACAACGCCGGCCGCATCACCGCCGCCGAGTCGCTGGCGAAGACGACGCTGGAGAACGCGGTGGAGTACCTGTTGGATCAGCGCATCCTCGTGGAGGAGGACAAGAAGCTGCGGCTGGGAGACCCGGCCGCGGCGGCGGAGCTGCCCCGGAAGAACCCGCTCGCGGAGGAGATCCGCGGCTACCTCCACCGGGCCTGA
- the argS gene encoding arginine--tRNA ligase, which produces MSTSVYSRYRAAFAQALAGALGVPAADIEPQVKPADPAHGDLSFATFPLAKAQKKAPPAIAAQLAQALQVPGLEVKAVGPYVNARFLPLPFTHEVIDGVRLAGLAYGSDAEDGKGKTVVIDYSSPNIAKPIGFHHIRTTFLGHCIANLYRALGWRVEGINYLGDWGKQFGLVAVGFQEYGDPARIDDMAHLVQVYVQANKRAGEDPAFDEKAREFFRRMEANEPAAIKLWNQFRETSLKGFKKVYARMGIDFEHIEGESRYQGKMDAVIDQIAKKPGVKESQGAIIVDMPYADGEPPVLLKKNDGSTLYATRDLAAAEDRHARFNFDKSLYVVAQDQALHFRQVFRTLREMGQPWADRCVHVPFGRIHGMSTRKGQVVELDQVLDEAKERVLERVKANIQEGNLETNDAEALSEQIGLGAIVFGDLKHNRASDYTFDWDEVTSLEGHTGPYLQYAHARSANVLRKGGGVPTAYDPALLTLPEEQALVRELMRLPDTVKAAAEQYEPSLVARLLLDVAAAYSRYYTAGNKDRDKRILVEGNDAVRAARLALTDATRITLAAGLTLLGIPTPENM; this is translated from the coding sequence ATGAGCACTTCTGTCTATTCCCGTTACCGCGCCGCGTTCGCCCAGGCCCTCGCCGGGGCCCTGGGTGTCCCCGCCGCGGACATTGAGCCCCAGGTCAAGCCCGCGGACCCCGCGCACGGCGACCTGAGCTTCGCCACCTTCCCCCTCGCCAAGGCGCAGAAGAAGGCGCCCCCCGCCATCGCCGCGCAGCTCGCGCAGGCGCTCCAGGTGCCCGGCCTGGAGGTGAAGGCCGTGGGCCCCTACGTCAACGCGCGCTTCCTGCCCCTCCCCTTCACCCACGAGGTCATCGACGGCGTGCGCCTGGCGGGGCTCGCCTACGGCAGCGACGCGGAGGACGGCAAGGGCAAGACGGTGGTCATCGACTACTCGTCACCCAACATCGCCAAGCCCATTGGCTTCCACCACATCCGCACCACGTTCCTGGGCCACTGCATCGCGAACCTGTACCGCGCGCTGGGCTGGCGCGTGGAGGGCATCAACTACCTGGGAGACTGGGGCAAGCAGTTCGGCCTGGTGGCCGTGGGCTTCCAGGAGTACGGCGACCCGGCGCGCATCGACGACATGGCGCACCTGGTCCAGGTGTACGTCCAGGCGAACAAGCGCGCCGGCGAGGACCCCGCCTTCGACGAGAAGGCCCGTGAGTTCTTCCGCCGCATGGAGGCCAACGAGCCGGCGGCGATCAAGCTCTGGAACCAGTTCCGGGAGACGAGCCTCAAGGGCTTCAAGAAGGTCTACGCCCGGATGGGCATCGACTTCGAGCACATCGAGGGCGAGAGCCGCTACCAGGGCAAGATGGACGCGGTCATTGATCAGATCGCGAAGAAGCCCGGCGTGAAGGAGTCCCAGGGCGCCATCATCGTGGACATGCCCTACGCGGACGGCGAGCCGCCCGTGCTGCTCAAGAAGAACGACGGCAGCACGCTCTACGCCACGCGCGACCTGGCCGCCGCCGAGGACCGCCACGCGCGCTTCAACTTCGACAAGTCGCTCTACGTCGTCGCGCAGGACCAGGCGCTGCACTTCCGGCAGGTGTTCCGCACCCTGAGGGAGATGGGGCAGCCGTGGGCGGACCGGTGCGTGCACGTGCCGTTCGGCCGCATCCACGGCATGAGCACGCGCAAGGGCCAGGTGGTGGAGCTGGACCAGGTGCTCGACGAGGCGAAGGAGCGCGTGCTCGAGCGCGTGAAGGCGAACATCCAGGAGGGCAACCTGGAGACGAACGACGCGGAGGCGCTGTCGGAGCAGATCGGCCTGGGGGCCATCGTCTTCGGCGACCTGAAGCACAACCGCGCCAGCGACTACACCTTTGACTGGGATGAGGTGACGAGCCTGGAGGGGCACACGGGGCCCTATCTGCAGTACGCGCACGCCCGGAGCGCGAACGTGCTGCGCAAGGGCGGCGGCGTGCCCACGGCCTACGACCCAGCCCTGCTCACGCTTCCGGAGGAGCAGGCCCTGGTGCGCGAGCTGATGCGGCTGCCGGACACCGTGAAGGCGGCGGCGGAGCAGTACGAGCCCAGCCTGGTGGCGCGGCTGCTCCTGGACGTGGCGGCGGCGTACAGCCGCTACTACACGGCCGGCAACAAGGACCGGGACAAGCGCATCCTCGTGGAGGGGAATGACGCGGTGCGCGCGGCCCGGCTGGCACTCACGGACGCGACGCGCATCACCCTGGCGGCGGGGCTCACCTTGCTCGGCATCCCGACGCCGGAAAACATGTAG
- a CDS encoding hybrid sensor histidine kinase/response regulator, with the protein MPSKKKGPQLAEVVPLRPATTAKKAPPKRAAKPPPPVDTDAAAQALLEMGRQLTDNAGPTEALRAQLQTLHSLLKPKVCYVARHFPTRNQLHVEHVRGRYDERVTAAVPGEGVVGRCFTDKVLLREDDTVAVPLEGPQGVTGVLVVLGARRKASDVLMQSLAAQLTAAYEVARLRDDSARRNKDLQTAIAGLKSLEQNREELLGNVSHDLKNPLTTIKAYLAMLGREKLGALTDGQRRAVQICDRNADRLLQQVNDLVLMSRLSSGKMQLNQRPFGLKAVAEEVVRGLGAVAEHSRVRVVIPPCPEVFVRGDRERISEAIHNLVENGIHHSETDDVVEVSVSSSEGLGILTVKDSGQGMTAEALEHVFDSFYRAQPGMPRPPGTGLGLPLVAKIVALHGGRVDATSVLGEGSTFQMVLPLFASAVSAPDVSQAAPKAGGILLVEDDVDCREVLEQVLEQEGYRVMATSGAAEARSLLSHIRPAMVLLDLRLSGEDGRSVLHYIRTTESLADVVVYIISGASDVASLTSGEGPDRIDGYFEKPLKLPKLLDTVASVVRPKSRGPAVP; encoded by the coding sequence GTGCCATCGAAGAAGAAGGGTCCGCAGCTCGCAGAGGTGGTCCCGCTGCGCCCCGCCACCACCGCGAAGAAGGCCCCACCGAAGCGCGCGGCGAAACCGCCGCCCCCGGTGGACACCGATGCCGCCGCCCAGGCCCTGCTGGAGATGGGCCGGCAGCTCACCGACAACGCGGGCCCCACCGAGGCCCTGCGCGCGCAGTTGCAGACACTGCACTCGTTGCTCAAGCCGAAGGTCTGCTACGTCGCGCGGCACTTCCCGACGCGCAACCAGCTGCACGTGGAGCACGTGCGCGGACGCTACGACGAGCGCGTCACCGCCGCCGTCCCGGGCGAGGGCGTGGTGGGCCGGTGCTTCACCGACAAGGTGCTCCTGCGCGAGGACGACACCGTCGCCGTGCCCCTGGAGGGGCCACAGGGCGTGACGGGCGTGCTCGTGGTGCTGGGCGCTCGCCGCAAGGCGTCCGACGTGCTGATGCAGTCACTGGCGGCGCAGCTCACCGCCGCCTACGAGGTGGCCCGGCTGCGCGACGACAGCGCCCGGCGCAACAAGGACCTGCAGACGGCCATCGCGGGCCTCAAGAGCCTGGAGCAGAACCGCGAGGAGCTGCTCGGCAACGTGTCCCATGACTTGAAGAACCCGCTCACCACCATCAAGGCCTACCTGGCCATGCTGGGCCGGGAGAAGCTGGGCGCGCTGACGGACGGGCAGCGCCGCGCGGTGCAGATCTGCGACCGCAACGCGGACCGGCTGCTCCAGCAGGTGAACGACCTGGTGCTGATGTCCCGGCTGTCCTCCGGGAAGATGCAGCTCAACCAGCGCCCCTTCGGCCTCAAGGCCGTGGCGGAAGAGGTGGTGCGGGGGCTGGGCGCCGTCGCGGAGCACAGCCGCGTGCGCGTGGTGATTCCGCCCTGCCCGGAGGTGTTCGTCCGCGGCGACCGCGAGCGCATCTCCGAGGCCATCCACAACCTCGTGGAGAACGGCATCCACCACAGCGAGACGGACGACGTCGTCGAGGTGAGCGTGTCCTCCAGCGAGGGGCTGGGCATCCTCACCGTGAAGGACTCCGGCCAGGGCATGACGGCGGAAGCCCTGGAGCACGTGTTCGATTCGTTCTACCGCGCGCAGCCGGGCATGCCCCGGCCGCCGGGCACGGGCCTGGGCCTGCCGCTGGTGGCGAAGATCGTCGCGCTGCACGGCGGCCGCGTGGACGCGACCAGCGTGCTGGGCGAGGGCAGCACGTTCCAGATGGTCCTGCCCCTGTTCGCGAGCGCCGTGAGCGCCCCGGACGTGAGCCAGGCCGCGCCCAAGGCGGGCGGCATCCTCCTGGTGGAGGACGACGTGGACTGCCGCGAGGTGCTGGAGCAGGTGCTGGAGCAGGAGGGCTACCGGGTGATGGCCACCTCCGGGGCCGCCGAGGCCCGCTCCCTGCTGTCCCACATCCGGCCGGCCATGGTGCTGCTGGACCTGCGGCTGTCCGGCGAGGATGGCCGGTCCGTGCTCCACTACATCCGCACCACGGAGTCGCTGGCGGACGTGGTCGTCTACATCATCTCCGGAGCGAGCGACGTCGCGTCCCTCACCTCGGGTGAAGGGCCGGACCGCATCGACGGGTACTTCGAAAAGCCGCTCAAGCTGCCCAAGCTGCTGGACACCGTGGCCTCGGTGGTCCGTCCCAAGAGCCGCGGCCCCGCCGTGCCCTGA
- a CDS encoding HEAT repeat domain-containing protein, with the protein MGLFDFLSGGSGPEKALKLKSKVTQKYGEPSTRQKALQQLGEMKSPEAVTVLLSRFTITVDPLTTDADEKEHTFELIKHFGDVAVEPVKAFLKTSDQATSWALRILQELLPEDALMGAITDTLQHLSERYTRDPEKKVVLLHHVQGKQDPRVPAAVLPFLEDMSDDVKIAAINVLGPLKYEPAREPLLKLLTSEDTARRVQTVALAALAESGFGVQGYQDKVQAALVEPYSLDKDGRVQRRA; encoded by the coding sequence ATGGGTCTCTTCGATTTCCTCTCGGGCGGCTCGGGCCCGGAAAAAGCCCTCAAGCTCAAGTCCAAGGTGACCCAGAAGTATGGGGAGCCGTCCACGCGCCAGAAGGCGCTGCAGCAGCTGGGGGAGATGAAGTCCCCCGAGGCCGTCACGGTGCTGCTCAGCCGGTTCACCATCACCGTGGACCCGCTCACCACCGACGCGGACGAGAAAGAGCACACCTTCGAGCTGATCAAGCACTTCGGCGACGTCGCCGTCGAGCCGGTGAAGGCCTTCCTCAAGACGAGCGATCAGGCCACGTCCTGGGCGCTGCGCATCCTCCAGGAGCTGCTCCCCGAGGACGCGCTCATGGGTGCCATCACCGACACGCTCCAGCACCTGTCCGAGCGCTACACGCGCGACCCGGAGAAGAAGGTCGTCCTGCTCCACCACGTGCAGGGCAAGCAGGACCCGCGCGTGCCCGCGGCCGTGCTCCCCTTCCTGGAGGACATGTCCGATGACGTGAAGATCGCCGCCATCAACGTCCTGGGGCCCCTGAAGTACGAGCCGGCGCGCGAGCCCCTGCTCAAGCTCCTGACCTCCGAGGACACCGCACGCCGCGTGCAGACCGTGGCGCTGGCGGCCCTGGCGGAGAGCGGCTTTGGCGTGCAGGGCTACCAGGACAAGGTGCAGGCCGCCCTCGTGGAGCCCTACAGCCTGGACAAGGATGGCCGCGTCCAGCGCCGGGCCTGA